The sequence below is a genomic window from Coffea arabica cultivar ET-39 chromosome 4c, Coffea Arabica ET-39 HiFi, whole genome shotgun sequence.
TGATGTATTTATGTTCTCTCTCATCAAAGTAAAGAAATCATCTCAAATTAACATCTAAAATTAATATACATCACACCTTAACACACATGTAATCTTTATAGACCTGCATGTATGAGGAAAAGGAACAATGacatgtatgtgtgtgtgcgtgcgtgtttgtttgtttgtgtgCATGCACATCTGTAAGTGTGTGTGGGTGCAAGTGCAAGGATTGAGAGAAAGAATAAAACCTTAAGCAAAGAGGACCGAACCAAGCTCTCCATTTCTTTGGCCATTGTAGAGTAAGTAAATTGATGTGCATCAACAACAGGCAAGATTTCCTCTGATGCCACAAGCCGCTAAAAAGTCCATGATATACATTACTCAGAACAACTATGAGgcagaaaaaaaaagcaataaaaaaatttgCTGACCCTTGAAAGAACACACATTTGCCAATCTCAAATAGGGCATTAAGCAGGAAGAAAATTCTTCTATACTATACAAAAATTAGGAGAAGAcaatctgaatctattaagaAAGTAACATAAAAagaattttaattttctatagATATCAATACTGTTATCTTATTGACAAGTATTTCCTCAAACACTATCAGTGACAAAGGAAATGATCCAACGCAAAACTTCAATAGCGAACAATATGATTACAATAGATTGGACAGAGAGGAAGAAATAGTGCAGAAGAGGAAAATGTAACTAGAAGTTGAAAGAAAACATATACCAATGAGTATCAGACCAATTACCCGGAGAAGCATCATCCCTTTATCTGAAGGCAGTAGAAGGTAATAGCAGAGAAAGGAAGTCTCCCTCATAGTTTCAACATTGCAATTTGAAGAACAAACTAAACCCTGATCAAGGGAATTTAGTAGATGACAGATCACTTGAAAAACTGCCACAGAACAaggcaaaagcagaaaaggagTTGTAAAATACCATTCCCAATAATCACCCACAATTAACCAACTAAAGTTAAAACCAAGATCTGCATCTGACACAAGAGATGCATTGCTACATATAAAACATAGGGAAATCCCTGTCCATACGTTGATTGTTTTGCTCTGACTTGTCAGTCTCATCAAACTCATTAAATGTTGATGGAGCAACAACATATGAAGCACCAAAAATAAACCCTGTTCCATAAcacaacaaaaaacaaaattaactgCAAGTCTATGCTGAGGAGTTATTAGACCAAAATCCTGCAAGACTCTAAATCTTTTGCACAAGCAGTGAACTCATTGGATCACTACAGCATCAGTAGACTGCAGTATAACAACTGGAAGCAAGATCAAGTGGCCTCGCCTTGATTAAGTAATGTTCTTATACAACTGATATCTAGTGGCATACGACTGACCTGGAAAGAGTGATCCCCATCCATCTTAAACTATAAGTGTTAAAACTCAATCTTTGGGCTCTTTTTATATAGATTGTTTGTGGAGTATCTGACTTTCATACTTATCTTTCTAGAGAAAATTTTCAGAGTAAACTACtttttaaaaagaaattaaTTGAAAATCTAATTGCAAGCAATTGAAAATCGAGTAACACCATTCAACTCTTAATCAAGAATGAACAGGCCAGAAGCTCTGGAGGAAAGAACTGAGATGGTCTATGTAAGTTCCAATAAAGACAACCCATGGTATAAGGATAATCCTTCCCCTCTAAGGAATAAAACAAGCTCCAGGGACTgattttcttttgtgattgaagaaTGAAATGCAGTTATTTAAAAGGACAAAACTACCTTCATTTAGTGACCCTAGAGGAGTTCGTTCAATGACATGGAAATCAATTGGTGAAACAATTTGTGGTAGCTTCTGACAGCATTCAAAGGAGGGCATAAACAAGATCGTATTCTCTccaattttgacagagttttcaTTCAGATCCAATTCTCGAAGATCTTGTCCAGTTTCTGGACAAGAATAAGAACCCTTGCTCTGGTCCACATTTGATTTGTCAAGTGGAATGCCGTGACACCAACATGTCTGATGGCCAAAATTACATGAAAAGTAGGCGCATtagaaaacaaactaaatataTGATTATCTCATTTTTGTCAGGAGTAAGAGTATAAAACAATTGATGTTCTAGGTATGCATTATTTACCTGACAAGGAATGAACCCATCAACTATAGGATTGAAACATCTACACAAGTTGCATAACAACTGGTTGACATTGTATAGCAGATTGGACTTGAAGATAAACCGAGAGTGTAGAGATCCTTCCACGTCATCTTTCAGCTCCTGAAACCATTGTTTCGCCATTCCGGAAAACACATGTGCATCTGCAAAATTACTCTTTTAGAATATGAAATAGTTCTGTAATAATTCATCCACAATTCTTTCCTAATATGCAGtaagttcaaattttttttatcagttCCCATCAATAATACACAATGTTCAAAGGAAGATCCTGTTGAGTTGTTGTAGATTTAATTAAGAGGTGTATCTTGTGTTTGGGTGGTTGAGAATTGGAATCAGTTTAGGTTTAGAGAGCTGATAGTCAAGTTTCCACCATACATGCTCAACTCCATTCCCCAAGACAAGCAAGATCAGGAATGCATAAAGAGATGAAACTTTGATAGGCAAGGATGGTGCTTAACCTGAAAGACAGGATCGAAATGAGCAATTTTCAAGATCACCAATTTGCTTTATGAAGTTGTTAATATTCTCAACACCATCACCAAGATGGTTTGCCATGTGCTGAATGAAAATAAACTCCACAGAAACACACATGTCTGCTGCATCCTGGTAAAGAAAGCCATCAAATTTGGACTGAGAGCTAAGATAACTGCATTAGTGCAATAACAGATTAATGACATTGGTCCAGCTTACTCACCATGAGAACCTTTTTGGTATCATCATCCAGATGCTGAACTATACAAGCACTAATCAAAAACACTTTTCTTGTAATATCTCTAGCATGTCCTCCCCAGGAATATAGAACATTATCACTTAGAATGCTTGAAATTTTCATATCTGTTACATTAATCAAGTAAATCCATAAATCAGAAATAGAAGTGATTTAACATATTATGGACACTTCAagatagatatatacatgaaatATATAACGTTGATTCATATTAGTCATGTTACCAGTACAAGATAGAGAACCAGAAATGTCAAACTCGGGAGAAAAAGCATCAGTAGGCAAATTGTTCACAGCATGGTGAAAACCACGGAGACTGAAGTTTCCTGTTGGACTATAGGCGACCTTCAGCTGGACAACATATGAACTATCACTGTTTATCAACGCAAATCCTTTTTTGCACTATCACAAAGACGAAAAAAAGCACTTTATAAAGTTCAAAATATCAATTAGCTATTCactcctttttctttctatttttacACCACTGAACGCCACGTCAATGTTTGAAAAGAGGAACAAAATTCAGGCTTTCCAAACgtcaatataaatctccaaaacCGTGGCCTCGTGAACATTTCAAATAAAACGAATTCAATCATGCTTCATTTCGTATATCAAAAAATTAAGCAAAACTACTCAGAAGCACACCGAAATATAATTAGTTGTGTGGAATGATTATCAAAATTGCAAATTGCTAGCTACATACTTCGACGGAGCATGAAATGCGATTAGTGAAGATatagcaaagtccaattcgatCAAGCAGCGGCTTTGACTGAGTTCTAAGGCCGCTATTGCCGCCGCTCGGAGTGTAGATAGCGTAGTAGTTCGCCAGCTGCAATAGTGACTGCAGAACACGAAAATGAGCCGAGGAATCGGAGATTaggttaccaaaaaaaaatcatcgtAGTTGCGGTTAAGAAGAAATTGATCAAATAAAGGCTAAAATTTGAGAACGCTGCGATGAAGATTCAAATGTCGCGACGCATAGAGAACCTGCTTTAAGTCTCGAAGTAGAGAAGGCGAGAGGCTTCTCAAATCCAGTACGAAGCAGAGAATCCCCATTTTCGTCTCTCTCTCGCGAAAGAAATGTGACTTCTTTGTCTACGAGATGCAGATTACAGAAAACTCTtctgactctctctctctctctctggacAGTCGCATCCTGTATAGGTAGTTATTTATAGGTGCGTTTTGGCGCGTAAAGTTGTTGACAAATCCTAAAGCGTTTGTCTTTACGTTCTGGCACAATTCCTAAAGCTGTGTAGATAAAACAGGCAAATGGTTCGTTCGTTTGTGTTGGTAGAATTGGCGGGTCCAAAACTGCAAGCTTGATTATAATTCAACTAAAAGTTTAATCATAAAATAATCAAGGCAAGCTCTTAGTAGAGTTCAAGTAAGTTGATTGATTAACTAATACATAAAAAACTATTATAGCatattcttgtttacttggtatgattttttttggtttttctgATTTGATTAGATTAGCTAACAAGAATTTCTTTATGGTGATACTGATATCATTTCTTTGCTTCAGCCTTCAAAAATACTCTTCAGGCGCTTTCCAAATTTTCCCAAGCACTTTTTTGAACTCCACTGACATGTTCGTATATCAAAATTCACATCAAGCAACTGCATACTATAATTCTCAAAGAAAGGTAAAAGTAATTGATCTTTTCCACATCTACAAGAAAAATACATCATTTTCAAGAAGTAATAAGAAGTTGACTAGAAGAAAGTCGTGTTTTCGAGCCGTTCATGGTCCAATCGTGACACAGAGATTAATCTctgtttcaatttcttcataGATTCTGCATCATGAGGTGCAAAGGCGGCACCAGGAATACTTGCAACCCCAGGATTCTGGCTATTCAGCACCGAGAAAACGGTGGCATCCTCAAACCCATTATTCAAGCAATAATGCAGAAGACCTCTTGGGAAGACGAATACATCCCCTTCTCTAAGAACTTTCCGGAACATGACATTATTGGTATCAAAAAATCCTGCAATCACCACACCTGTACTAACGAAGAGCATCTCAGAAGCCCTCGGATGAGCATGTGGCATTACCAGGCCATCCACTTCTAAGTCAGTCCTCGCAACTGATAAGCTGAGAGTGTTGAGCCCTGGATATTCCGCAGCTGTGACCAGAGTCGTGCTGGAACGAAAAATATCGTCTGTATCACCCTTCTCATTCAACAGGGAGGATTTAAAATCAGAAGCCGAAACACTGCCTGGATTCTTGCATGGAAAGCCATTGATAAAGACGGTCTTTTGGGCTGTATCTGTCGGACAAGTATCATGGAGATTATCCGTGTCTGCTGCCTGACATTGGTAATGGCAGACAACGAAGCATGCTATCAAAAAGGtaccgagagagagaggaggtGAATTCATTACTGTCTTTATTACAAAGATTGATATTTGTGGTTAACAAATTGAGTTGTTTTCGATGTGAATATAAAGTACGGGAGTTGCATCAGAAGGGGTAACATCGAGAAGTTTGGAGTTCACTTCACTTCTCATTCAATGCTTAAAATGGAGGTGACTTTCCCTTGTCGAAAGGTTAGATGTCCCTACGTTTGAGACATTATGTTCCAGTCTACTCTTTCCTTGTTAATGTTTCAGAGAAGAAACTACCAAGCCACCTAgtcatcaaataaagaaaaagaggggTGAATTTCTCCCGTCAATGTGGCTCAATACGAAATTTGTTTTAAATTCATACGAAAGTGTGATACACCCATCTGATTTGATGGTGGTTCAGTTCCCATCAAATTCTCCGAACTTAGTTGAATCACCCATAGAATAGGTTCCCCCCTCCACCCCAAAGAGTAGGAGTAAGAATAGGCTAGATTAGATACGCCATTACGcgggaaaataaaaaatgcagTCACTGACTGTGGGAAAGTTTCGTCCATTAACCGTAGCTGCAATACAATAATCCAAAAGACTGTATTATAAAAGGACCAATCAGAAAAGCTTGCTAGAAGTGGTAAGTAAACTGCGAACAGAGTTAGGGCCTTAAATATTTGTTGACCAAGTACAATATAAAGCAACAGGTCCCAACTAGCATCTTCTGAACATGTTCAATAGCTGACCTTAAGTAAAGTTAACCATATCCGAATCAGCAAAATCCAACAGCTCGATCTGATCTTTCACTTCTGTAACTTGTCACGGAGGGAAAGAACAAGATTCTCCACTTCATCACCCTGCATGATAAACAAATTGAGTTAGGTaaagttaaaaacaaaaaaacagccCACAAAACACTTTTAATTGCTACAAATTTTCAAGGTCCATTGTACTGCAAGTGGAAAACTACATATTTCGTAGATGAAAAATTCATGTGGAAATACAAAAATTATGTTATCTAAGTAAGCAAAGTTTGAAGACTGCGATGCTCATTTAAGGCCTAAATGTTTTAAAGGAACTTAACATGAacatttggttgaatttcttttgGTTTCTGAATGATATTTTACACTTTTCCAGAATCTacagaaaattttgaagtattCAGCATCAAACACCATCAGATTATAGCACtcacaaggaaatggaaaaaaaacCGATGACAAGCAGAAAATAGAGATTAAAAGCCCTTACCAGCAGATAGTTTACTTCAATCAGTTTATTCCATTATCCGTAATATAGTGTTTCTTCTGAGCATCTTTTGAACAAGCTTTGATTGGGCAGTCATCTGTAGCCCTAAGGATTTCAGAAATGAACTTTACTAAAGAGCAGATCCCACCCAAGAAATTGTGATCAATGACACCCCTGCCTTCATCAACATGTGCAAAATCAATAAGCTTAATCTCTGCTCTAGGATTCCTTCCTTCTGAAGCAAGCTGCTTTTCATACATCATATGAACCGAGACAGAATAAAAATGGTATAGAGTTTGATCCTCAAACCATGATTTCAACTCAAATAACTGTGACAAAATACCATTGGGACCACCAAAAACAACTGATGCAAAAGCACAATCTGGTTTTGATTCCAACTCTGTAGAAGTGttagaagaaacaaaatttttcagaACTAACTTAATTTCCTCGGCAGAAAGACTCTGAACAGATTTCTTTGTAGGTTTCCTGAATACTGCTTCTTTGTTGGTATAAAACTGTAGACCTGATAACCTGAATCCTAACAGGAGGCTTGATGATTCTCTATCCTTCTTCAAACACTTCGCTATGTAGTCCTCGGATGCTTGTGGGGACCAAGTTCTGGAGCCAATCTTGATGTCCATTATTGAAGGATTGACATGGCCTAAAGTAAGATCTTCCAAGACTAGGTGAGATTTTAAGCCAGATCCATCAGATGCCTCAACAAGCTGAGTGCCATAAAAGATCGGGAAGAATTTGCGGATCTCATCTGGAACCTTAGTGTTTAAAGAAAATGAAGTGTAAAATGCAACCTCTTTAGATCCGCGTTCATCTCCTTGGAGAGGCTTGTAAAAGTGCCCAGAGTCATCTACAAGTGGCCCAAGATTTCCCCCACCAGCTTGGTGACCAGCAACCTGATTTTGGGGGACTTTGAGCATGTCTGCATCCAATGACAAACCTCTCAGTACAAACTTTTCTTGTGGTCGAATACTTTGAAACTATAAACTGCGAAATGCTTCCCTAAATGATTGAAAAACATTATATCTTCTTATAAACAGTAAGAACTACTGAAGTTGATATACAGAAATCTGAGGTGAATAATGTCTTTTACAAAATTTCTCCACCTATCCTAAGAGTTTACAAAAGGAAAAACCCAGGACAACCCCAAAAATCTTTTGAGGGAGGATAAGACATactatggtttgccaaaacttGGGTTGTCACAGCAAAATCTTGCCAATCTGTTAACAGAAAAAGTAAACCATAAGCAAGCAAAGCTGCTGACAGCTGACAAACAAATTAACAATGGGCAAACAAcacccacccccacccccccaacactcccaaaaaataaataaaccacGAAAGATCACAAACAAGGAATCATAGGCAAAACCAAACTAACTGAGAAAGTTCATCATCAACTGCTCGCCAGAGTATATAAATTAACACAAGGATGATAATTCAGAATCAAAATCTCCAACGGAATTTTCCGTTTGTCTATGGCTTTCTCCTCTAAAGGTaagattcaaattttgaagCTTTTGCTTCTGCATTAAGTAGCTGCATTTTGCCTCTACTACTCAGTGCAAGTTGTAGGGCTTCAATTTTACAAATGTTAGTGAAATTGAATTAACGCCAAATATCAAGGGTAGCTGCTTGGCAAAATCTAGAAATGAAAGGTCTGGGATATTTAAATGTCTTAAGCGAACGTATCAGTTCCAATTATCATAAGCAACCATTGCCAGGAAGAGCCCCTTttcaaaaaatgcaatccactaGATATAGCATTAAAGGAAGTAGGAATCTGAGTGCCGCATGATTGGGAAAATTATGACTGCAAACACGAGCCAAAAGAGCCCCTGTAGCACATTCTATGGCTACAAACGCTAGCCAAAAGTAGCAAAATGTCCTCCCTTCAATTGGCCATGCTAGAGACATGCCAGAACAAGTTTTTCTGGTTAGTACTCTCTTCATGTGAAAGTACTTTCCACATATAAAAGGCATAAACAATTTACTCCTCTTTACCTAGACaactgaaaaatgaaattttagtcTACCCATTTTATTAACATCCGGCACAACCTTAGTCCAACCATTTCCCCCTTTTGCTCCAGcactccctccctccctccacCCTCCAGCGTCGAGCGTCAAGCTTATGGGAGATACACATTTAAGAGCATGGCAATATCCCTCGATAGATGGGCTCCAAGATGAGTATACTTTATTATTCTTAAACGTTATTGTTTAGCCACCTATTACCTTTCCAATCAACACGACACACCCCTGACCCTTATTGTCACTGGCACCacttttccttgctattttgtAACTCAATCACCAGAACTGGTAAATGGATGTAATTCAAACGAAAAAGTGTTTCAAAGGCTTCCAGGTATGGGTTTAGAACTACAATCACTCGTTCATGGTTGACATATATTTCCCACAAATGTGAAAAATCTGTAAACATTAAAAGCTGTCTGGAACTCACCTAAATCTAACTTTACCAAGATGAAACAATTAGCTCTAAAGCCACACGGCCCAAgacataaaacaaaaaaaaaaggagaaacaaaATCATCAATTTAAATCTATAGATGACATAAACAGTCCTAAAACAAAAGAATCCAAAATAcgatcaacaagaaaaaaaaaaagggaaaaaagctttttctttttttttttttaaaaaacacacacacacacacacaaacatagattgatagatagatagatataAAGCTGGTAGCTCTTCACTTTTTCAGTGGCGGTCAGGGTGAAGAATTAAACTTACCGAATAAATTAATGTAAACACAGAACTAAAGATGGTCAAGGAAGAACCTTTATAGGCAGATTCCTGAGCAATGCACTCCCCGCTTAAACAAAGAAATGGCCAGCATTCAAGGAGTAGAAAAAGCCCCAGCTCGGCAATGCCCAGGTCAAATATCAATCGGATATTACAACCGGGCCCATCATCCTCTTTTTGTTCACTTTTCTaaggttttttctttttattttagcaATTGCGTTCTTGGATGCTATCGCCGGTGGTTAACTGGAACCCTGAAAGGACGGTGGTCAACGTATACAGGCTTTCAACGAATATAAAAGCTACTTGTGCTGCTTGTGCACGCTAAGATagttttttgggataatttcagaaacctcccctgaggtttctgacagtctcacTCTCCTCCCCTATGATTTTAAAAaatcacaaacctcccctgaggtttagGATTTTGTAACAAATATACACATTATATTAGATGTTAGTTACTTGACTGTGTATATCTATAAAAGGTAGTGTAATAGTACACATAAATTTGGAATAATTatgtattaaaaaaatatacatcATGTTAGGTGTTAGTTATTTGATTATGTATACATGTAAAAGGGAGATTAAATATAGCGTAGAAAAAAATAATTACGTGAGTTGGAATGTATTTATCCTGATAATCACGAAATATTAGCTGACTTGTGAGGGTATTTAAGTATTTTTAGCCATGATGATGTAAGAAATGGAACCTAAATTCTGACAGAGGAggtttgtgatattttttaaaccatAAGGGAGGAAAgtgagactgtcagaaaccttagaagaggtatctgaaattatccctagtttttttttgtgggaAATTTGCTAAATGGATTCCtcacatttttaaaaaaaaactgttttagTTCCTCACATTTAAAATTAGCCACAATAGTCATTcagatatgaaaaaaaattcgCCCAATTAGTACCAAAACTCATTTTCGTTCACTTTTCTGCCCAAAAAACATGCATCTCTCTTGCATGTCCATAATTTCaaggacaaaaataaaaatatacttTATTTTCTCTTAAAAAATGCTCCAGCAGCCAAAATCCTAAATATAAATCTCGATTAAACAATGGAGGTTTTAACTTCTTCATTATTCAATATCATGCCGACAATGCTACCAGCGACAAAGATGCAAAGACAATATTGCCTTTACCTTACATGCTTCGTTTCTTCTTTAGAATACAATTGAACTCTTGTTCAATGCAATCAGCAAAATGCGCATTCAAGAAATAAGCAAAGCAGTccaaaataatttttctttttgaattcttATTTGTTTCTCAATTTCCAACCGATTGTATTACTGACACTAATATACCATGTATTAGGGGATCA
It includes:
- the LOC113739978 gene encoding uncharacterized protein, whose translation is MGILCFVLDLRSLSPSLLRDLKQSLLQLANYYAIYTPSGGNSGLRTQSKPLLDRIGLCYIFTNRISCSVELKVAYSPTGNFSLRGFHHAVNNLPTDAFSPEFDISGSLSCTDMKISSILSDNVLYSWGGHARDITRKVFLISACIVQHLDDDTKKVLMDAADMCVSVEFIFIQHMANHLGDGVENINNFIKQIGDLENCSFRSCLSDAHVFSGMAKQWFQELKDDVEGSLHSRFIFKSNLLYNVNQLLCNLCRCFNPIVDGFIPCQTCWCHGIPLDKSNVDQSKGSYSCPETGQDLRELDLNENSVKIGENTILFMPSFECCQKLPQIVSPIDFHVIERTPLGSLNEGFIFGASYVVAPSTFNEFDETDKSEQNNQLFQVICHLLNSLDQGLVCSSNCNVETMRETSFLCYYLLLPSDKGMMLLRRLVASEEILPVVDAHQFTYSTMAKEMESLVRSSLLKIEASTYSPQQHERGFHQKLNFLVKESLQFGAIPPKIREAPVDFSTLNDSEEAVEPTQAAAEVVEPTKMPPLSEEVQENEANSYIEEEWERLIVTELPQIHSPIQVSKPKLDHPLPSPSQSNRKIDEKTSKILERLEIPRQLKKKAVSPKTPGIGTSQTCMLTKKPLIPYGPSRADDQSTLASQPIKPNFQKLKRKR
- the LOC113740102 gene encoding germin-like protein subfamily 3 member 4; the protein is MNSPPLSLGTFLIACFVVCHYQCQAADTDNLHDTCPTDTAQKTVFINGFPCKNPGSVSASDFKSSLLNEKGDTDDIFRSSTTLVTAAEYPGLNTLSLSVARTDLEVDGLVMPHAHPRASEMLFVSTGVVIAGFFDTNNVMFRKVLREGDVFVFPRGLLHYCLNNGFEDATVFSVLNSQNPGVASIPGAAFAPHDAESMKKLKQRLISVSRLDHERLENTTFF
- the LOC113739979 gene encoding inositol polyphosphate multikinase beta, whose amino-acid sequence is MLKVPQNQVAGHQAGGGNLGPLVDDSGHFYKPLQGDERGSKEVAFYTSFSLNTKVPDEIRKFFPIFYGTQLVEASDGSGLKSHLVLEDLTLGHVNPSIMDIKIGSRTWSPQASEDYIAKCLKKDRESSSLLLGFRLSGLQFYTNKEAVFRKPTKKSVQSLSAEEIKLVLKNFVSSNTSTELESKPDCAFASVVFGGPNGILSQLFELKSWFEDQTLYHFYSVSVHMMYEKQLASEGRNPRAEIKLIDFAHVDEGRGVIDHNFLGGICSLVKFISEILRATDDCPIKACSKDAQKKHYITDNGIN